The sequence CTATAGTAAGTGGGGTGGTGAAAGTTCTCATGGCGCATACATGTGATGTGACTAGTGGTAACAgcttcttatttttctttcttttttttctagatgtgatgtcttttatttaaattgctTCCCATTCGGAGCTGTCTGCGGCCGACTAGCAGTTGTAGATTTGGTTGTGTCGTTTTGGCTGCAGATGATGTGTGCTCTGTTACATGTAGTTCAAAGACACCTGCATTGTACTCAGTATACTGTTTAAATGGGCTAAAGGTTGGGGGGCAAGTGTGGTCATCCTGGGCTTGAAAGGTTCTTCTAAAACCTTTAAATATTTAGACAGGTGGCCTAATGACTTCTTACTCGAGGCCACAGTTGTTTGAAGTTACTATAGCTGCTGTTGCACCTCTCGTTAAACCATTAACACTCCCAGAAGAGGGGAAGGAAGTTAAACTGGCTCAGTCAGGACACCAAATATTTGACTCAGTTTGATCAAGACCTAGCTAGACTGAAAGTCTGCAGGTACTGTAGCGCTCAAGCTGTTGAGTTGAATATGTGTCCTCAGGGGTCAGAATTTGGTGCAATCAGAGGCCTTCTTGCCCATCGAAGACCCTGGTTGCATAGTCAtagtcaaaacaaacacagaagttCAAGAAATTACACAAGATATGAAGAGATCATTTTTaccataaatataaatattgtctcgtatacatatacaaatgcCAAATATTGAGACTTGAGGAAGTGTTTTATGATCATgttaataatattgtaaaacatataaaatgggCATTACAATCACTATTTATAAGTTATCATTTTATCTAAAATGGTAAATGACTACAACCTGCATTCTGTATGCCACTTCAACTACTGTAGGAAAGAGAGTGTTGTGGGAAGCCATTCTGAACATCTGTTTTTAACTATATTTTACCtacaataaattaattgtaGTCTGTGTACTTATAAATAATTTAGTGGCAAAATGTGAGAAGAGCAGATGAGTACACACTAAACATAGgacacatgtaaatgtgtgattgTTGAGAATTAATTAGCTGCactatttatatataattctgacaatgtgaaaattatgcatttgtaGCACTAGCATATGGAAATGCAGGTAGTGCCAACAATAGGAATGCAGATGTCTagaaatgtgtttgtctttaatCTGCTTTGGTGTTGATTGTTGTCATGGCCTGCCTTGTATTAATCTTTACTGTGGATGGATGTGTCACAGTGATTGTAAGTGGACTtacatgtgtttcttttgtgcCCATCTGCATCCCACCCATCCTCTCCAGCTCACCTTTACAGAAGCCATGCGGAACAAGGCCCGGCTGTCAATCACGGGCAGCGTGGGAGAGAACGGGCGTGTCCTAACCCCTGACTGCCCCAAGGCTGTGCACACGGGCCCCTCCCTCCGACAGAGTTCAGGCCTGGCTCTGGTGTCCTCAGACTTACCGTGAAAACCAAAAATACCCTAGTGCCTTATCACAACacaacaggaaataaacaacaacaagaacaaatccaacaacaacatcaacgACATGCTGACCAAGCAAATCAATACAGGAAAATGTTTATGAAGTGGAGTCAAATACAGACGCTGTTGGAGGAAACCAAATTCAGGTGTGGATGGACCGACAGTAACGCAGCGGAGACTGACAACATCAGACGGGCTGAAGACAAAACAACACCTCTGCTTTCACTGGGCCACCACTAGGAGGTGCTGTACATTGCAGGCGACACGCTCAGCACAGGCCTTGGATGAGCCGCTCTGGTGGCACCTGCCACAGGGCATGAACCAGGGCCACACACCCCATCAGTGATGGGGGCTGGGAGAAAAAATGACCAGAAAACTGTAAAGTTGAAACTGTGCTTGTAACAGCAATTTTGTTGCCATTAACCGTTTGATACAAGAAAATTGTGGACATGCTTGTCAAACACTTGGCAGTAGTTTTGCCAAATTAATGCAGAGTTCAAGGAACATTACAATCAACAGTTCACAGAACGTCCATAACTGACATGGGCAGCAGCCACATGTGTTGCTTTGGGCAAAGACTAATAATGAATtgacaataatgacaatggTAATATTGATAATGTGAAATAATAGATGCGCAGTGTACTGTGAAGAAAAGTAAACATGTAAattctgtgaaaaagaaattaaagaaattatttataatgtcctttaaaaagagaggaggggactGTACAACATGCTTGCTTTTTAACAAGTGTAAATAGTGAACAGAACATATTTCTCTTTTATAACCATCTTTCATAACAAGTTCATCGCAATAATGGATATAGGATGGCACCACTCGTAATTAAGTAGACACAAAGTCATCAAGAAAAATCTAAGATGTAAGATGAAAGACCATAAGAAACATCATGTTTGCTGTGTCATCTGCTCTGTTAGAACTCCCCACAAACTGTCCATGTCTCACAGCGAATGTTAGCAAAGGTCACACCTCATGCCATACCCATCCTCAGTGCAGTCTGGAAGAAAACATGTAAACCACATGGCAGTCCTGATACAGAACTTTATGACTCAGTTTTCCATCTTGTATGACCCTGTTTCTGGACACACAATTTGAGAATAATAATAGTCCACTCTTTTGATGTCTGTAGTTTGCGCATTTTAAGTTGACTCTATGTTTATATTCTAAAAAGGTATTAACATTTAAGCTAttggggggaaagaaaaaaaaataaacaaaggaaaggtttattttttcaataaagCGACTGTACTAGAGTTTcagatttaaataatttttaataaagaaaatcaaaagTAGACACTGTAGTGTTGAGAGCCATGGCCAGAGCGAAGCTTGCTGCTTTGGCCCATACATTTGAACACTGTGGATTTCCTTTATGCCTTCATTTCAGTCTGTTCTCTGGTAGGTGCCCTTGGAATGTGCAGAGGAAATGAGCGCTGTGATAAAGATACCATTCCCTCAGTGGGGGACCATGAGGGTAATTGTATGTCTAATATTATATTCAACTGGACCTTTCAGGAGGTCCAAACACCAAGGCATCGAAAGGACAATCTCTCAGCCTCAAAGTTTAAACTGAACACTTCCCTGATCTTttgttggttttctttttacttAAACCTGCTTCAGCTTGTATTGTTGACAAGAAagtgcaatgttttattttttcagccccctccaaacacacacaaatcaaagaCACAGACAAGATGGGTTTTTGGTTGATTGGTCAGGAAGAATTATGAGTGTAGGCAATAAAGCCTATACCATGGGTACAGTACTCAGACCAATCATTGGTGTCTTGAAATATGTCTGTAAAAATTTATCTGATTGGATTCCTATTTTGGCTTTAATTGTACAACTTTATTTTgatcttcttttttttagtaaaatatGAACTCCAAACGTGTGgtacttgtgtttttttaatcaccaaGAACCATCTGTTGGAAATGTAGCATGTTGCTCATAGAGACTGGCAGCTGGACTCAGAGGTATGTGTTCAAAGCTCCAGGTCAGACAAAGCTGTACTTTAGAGCCAGGTGGGTGAACTGAATGTCAGTAGTAAGGGCCCAATTGGATGTTTGAAACATGATGTGTCCTGGATGTGTCATGGTGATGAGGCCTGGATGAATTTTGTCGCTGTGGTACTAGATGCAGCTGAACTAACATTTTCCAGAGTAGATACCAAAATTATTGACACCCctcatttaaattttgtatGTACATAAATGGCACTTGTTTTTTTGGTTGCCAGCTGAAGAGTCGTAAGGTAAGGTTAGCATTCACTGACCCCACTTAATTTCTCACATTAATATAGCCATTATTTACCATAAACTATTGTGTCAACAGGCCCTTACCTCTCAAAAAGCAGTTCAAAAGAGTGCTTCTGTTCCATGTAAAGACTGTAAGACAAGAAAGCCATGTCTATcggatggtaaaaaaaaaaaaaaagtctcaacCCTCATAAAAACATCTGATTGGACCAATCACCAAACAACATGAGTCACTATATTAATTGATCAGTGGTCAGGATGAATGATGAGCCACTGACAAGCTCACAAACTCAAGGTAATCTATCTTCACTGCTGACCTCAATGAGACCATTATCCATTATATATTAATACAGCTTATAATGAAGACCATTTTGGGTCCACAGAAAGAGCCAAAGTAACAAAAAAGAGGCAAAgctctgataaaaaaaataataaaatggttttGTCATCACTTTGTTTGGGCATATCGTGTAATTTTAGGATTGAAGGACAAAAGACTTCAGATTAAAAACATATACAGAGAGAGGTGTCCGAAATACGAACAGCTTTATTTAAGCTCCGCTTGTACAACGAGTCACAGAATAAACTGCGGTAccaaaacatttacaatgtaGATTTACACTTACAAAGTAAAAAGTTGTTGAATTGATTTTATAAATATTCTGGACACCTTTCTAGTTTATCCTGCAGGGTttatcaaatatcaaaatgaacCGCTACAGTTTGgtatttttttgtacaataaaaaGGTATTTGTCAATGTACACTAATATTTTTGAGCCATGATCTGACAATGTAGCCCTTCATCAACAAGACAATGAGACAAACGATAAATGACCAAGACAACAGAAAATTACtacaatttttttcatacaatatATTATTGATGGCACTATACACTTGTGGTTTGACCACAAATAACAAGAAAATGCCTCATATATGACATACACACTACTCAGCAGCCCAGAGTTGTATTCCTCCAGACAGCATACCACATTATTTAattatcaatatcaatatttgtttttttccattaacattAGATGTTGACTAAATTTGTCCATTAGTAACATTGTATCACAAAGGCATCAATCATATGGCCCTGACCATCCACTGTAAAATATGGGTGTTTAAGACAAGTTTCCATTTGATATTTGCTACAGGAAAGCAGTCCAGCATGGCATTCAGTTCACTTGCTAGGATTTTATGCTAATTCAATAGAGGTGGCCTCATTTGAACTTCCATTGACTGTTTTTTCCCAAGCAGAGTGTGGAAATTCATTGCAAAGCTTATTTCATTGCCTGGTTAGCTTACACATGCTCTGAGACAGTCAGATTCCTGTCATGGCGGGACAAAAAGTTAGAAAGTTGAGCCAGCAAACGAGCATAATACAGCAATACCAACCTGCTGTATATGTGTTCAAACACACAGGGGGAACACAAATGCTTAGCTATACACCATACAAATAAACTTCGTTAGCCTGTGTACAGGGAACTAAACAATCGATACTACCAATAATTACTGTTGATTTCTCTTCCACAGAAAACTATCTTTATGATGCATAGCCAAGTTtcactaaaacacatttcagttaaCTGTAATATCAAATAACATGGTGATTCtgtttatgtttgaaatatgtACATAGTTTAAcatcaattttgttttgttttgaaatctgGCAAAGCTTATCATGTGACTGTTGGGAAAATACAAAGTAccttataaaatattaaatgacatTTGCATATCCAAGGGAATTCACCAAATAATCCATGATGCTAGATTGGTCCTTATGCTACTCCCAACTTCAGACATGAATATACTCCACAAGAGGATGGGCTTGTCCTTATGACAGGAATCCAACAtatcaacagcaaaataaatctTTTGTCTGTTAAACAAGACTACAGGAGCAGCACTGTCCCCGGGAGTAAAAGTCAAAGTACTCTCCCATGCCCGACACTTGGGCCTTCTGACAAAGCTGTGGCACAAATATGAGTCCACACAACATTTGAGTTCATGCCGATGCTCCTCCTTGACATGACTGCATCAGTAACAACAGCAAAAGACATCTTAAGGAAACGGCAAGtgaaaatttataaaaaactgtaaaagaaaaaagcataaatactCATTTCTTTGTCAGGAATAGGCACAGCTGCTCATTATACAGATTATAAAGGCCTCTCCACATCACCCAGAAGGCTTGATCATTCAGAACGAAGACTCGATCATTAAACACAGAGACTGGGTTTTGCTTCAGGTGAGAAAGAAACCAGAGGTCACTGCAGTCTTCCAAGATAAGAGGAAAAGGTGGCTTTCTATTGTCTTTACTTCAATTATGACAGCACACCCACCCTCCTATGCCTCTCTGCTCTTGTGACTGTGTCTCCTTTTGGGTTCACCCACAGGGCCACCTCCATTTCCACCGATCTCTGTCTCCAGGGCCTTCACCTGGTGAGATGCTCTCTAATGCCCTTGCTGGAGAGCTAGCTGCTGCCCGTCTTTCTGGAGTtgcatcctctccctctccacctggAACCTCTCCTTCTCGATCTGCAGGCGGCCCGACTCGAACTTGAAGAACTGCAGCCTTTCCTTCTCCAGTTCCAGCCGCTCCGCTTCCAACTGCAGCCTCTCTGCCTCCCGGTTGGCGGCGGGTTGTTGCTGGGCCTGGGGCGGCGGGGGCGGCCAGGgcttcctctccttctcacaGTCCCCGGAGGAGGCCAGCGGCAGCCGCTCCGCCTGGAACAGCAGCCTGAGCCGCTCCTTCTCCACCTGCAAACGGTCTCTCTCCACCTGCAGGCGTTCCCTCTCCACGTCTACCTGCTGCAGCTTCTCCCTTTCCACCAGGAGGCGCTGTTTCTCCACTTGCAGCCGTTCTCTCTCCACCTGGAGGCGATGTTTTTCTATGTCCAGCCGCTGGCTCTCCAAGGCAATGAGCAGGGCTGTGCCATCTGCTCCACCCACTCCTGCTGCAGCCATCACACCCATTCCCTCTACACCTAGGCCATCCAGTGGGTCTTGGGTGGTAGCATCCTTGGCACCACTGAGGATGCCAAACTCGTCAATATGAGGGAACATCTCTGGAACGTGGCCCCCTCTATCTATGTCTGGCAGGATAGACGTGAAGTGGTCCTCTTCATactcctcttcctttctctctccctttatgCCCTCACCCTCCTGCTATAGGACATAGGAGATGCAAGAATCAGTAACACATCTATGTGCCTCAAGAACACACAAGCATGGTTTTTGAAAAGGAAGTGCTCTACATTTAACCACATGTCCATTATATTAAAACAACACCTAGAAAACTACTGAGAAcagatcacagacacaaaaatacacacaaggGACAGCAGTGTTGTCTTTGTTCTCCACCTTAACTCCTGAAGAAGGGTGACCGCTGTTTCCACTGGGGTCTGGGAGGTCCTGCCCCTGCCAATCACAGTCCAGATTTTTGGAGAACAGGTCCAGAGATGGCTCTCCCCTGCTCAACACACTGTCATTGTCCAGGGACTGGGGGTCATACTCGTTTGTGAGGTCGGACAGCTCTGCTCGGACTTGCTTCCTCTTCATCAGCACCCTCCAGTCCAGGTACCTCCGCTTGACCTCGGCCGCAGTGCGCAGCTCGCCCTCCCCCAGTGCGTTGACACAGTCGGCCACTTCCTCCCAGGCCCTGCGCTTCAGCTCCTTGACGGCCGTATTCTGCTGCTTGGAAAAGAGGACATGCCTGCGCTTGCGGATCTCGCGGATCAGCGTCTGCGTCTCCCTTGCGCTGTAGTTGCTCTTGCGTTTACGCTTAAAGTGTTTCATCTGCAGGTAATCCTGGCTGGAATAGCCGAGCCCAGGTAAGTCTGCGGCCAGGAAGGCATCCAGTTTTAATACCGTGGGCAAATGGTCACGGTCACAAAGGGCgctgaaacatttcacacaaattcacattcaGCAAGAAGCAGCATCAATGAGatcaataaatgcattcaggTCCAGGAAAGCACTGTCAATAGCTGAACTTTACTCTGCTCGCAAGCTCAAGTCAACATTACAGTTAGatttaaatatgcttttttatttgcaaattatTTACAACAGCACCCTGTCAGACCTTGGCGGAGGTCGAAACAAGCGGAAAAATAAACTGGTCTATTCAAACAATGCGTCCATTCAGACGATGTATTTAAAAAGTCACCGTACATTTCTCAATCCACCCTCAAACCAATGCTTTTTATGCACAAATGTATACCACGTTAGCAAACGAGTATTCGTTTAAAAATGCTGACATCAATTTGAAAATGTTAGCTTGTAATGCTACCAAGACTCTGAGCAAGTAAACAAGCTAGTTTGCTaatcaaaaaaaatctgttggcAGATACAGTAGTTAGCAACACACAGTTTTATACAGCTAATTacgagctagctagctgatttaaaaaattcaGCTACCAAGCTTGACCAGCTAGCTATAGCTATCGTTACTTGATATAAAGTGACGGATAAACTGTATACCAAAATAAACGTTGGGGTTCATTCATAATTATATGTATTCCAAAAATGCCTGCTAACCAATTAACTTACCATAATGACAGGACTTGCCATCTCGGTATCACaatcaatgacaaaatacaGCTAACGCTACCGAGATACCGGAAAAAAGCTCGAGACAGGCGAGGTAAACAACATCTGCGATTCGTATAATGCGCGTCACTCATATCTCACGTATCCAGTGGTTGGGTTTGTCCCGCCTTAACTGTAAAGTGAACAAAGCTACTTCCCCAATCCGCCTCTACTTCCCCTCGACGGGAGGGCACCGCTGACATATTTTAGATATCAGAGATATTTTAGATATGGCAAATTCAGATGTTGCTTAGTTTCCGCATTTTCACTGTGCGGACGCCACCCTCCGTTATGACAAATAATTTCAAGCCATGTCGGTCCGTCTGAATATGCTTCAAAGGAAACGATGgttgtttatatattttcatataggctaagtatatgtgtatttattttgtagttatatacattttgatttaaatgtgtttttattacgTTTGTAAAGaattttttattactgtatgtttgcCCTAAGTTATATCATACTACAGCATGGCTTTAGTTGCTTTATCATTATTTGTGCCATTTTCTCCCATCCCTTGAAGCTGATGTGGTTCTTCTCCAGGTGTTCTTTGATGTTGTCCCTGAAGTGCTTTTTCTGCCCTCCAGGAGTATGCTGTTCTTCCTTTAGTTAGCTGTATAACAGCTGTTTAGGAAGGCAGGAGTCAGGTATGTGGATAATGTGAGCGGAACACCATAGGTTGTGTTGAATAATGGTCACAGTGACACTGCTGATGCCAGCTTCCTCCAGGGTGCTGATGTTTATGCACCTGTCCTCCCACGATCTCAGGATCTTCCATAGGCATCTCTGATGATATAGTTCAAGGGCTTCAAGGTGGTTGATACTTTAATCTTTTTCTGTTACAGTTGCACTTTTTTTAAACCCAGGTTCCACTCTGAAAGGGGCATAAATACCATATTTCTGGTTATCTTATGTTGGAGAGCATCTGACAGGGGGCAGGGTTTTTACAGAGTCAAAGGCCTTTGTAAGATCTACGAAGATCTACAAACAAATTTGCAGCCATTTATGTCAGCCTGAAGTTGACTCTGTTGTCAGTGTTTCCCATGTTAATTtagcatgtaaaatgaaaaaaatctcttgaTTTGTTGTGCTGTCTTCCTCATTCATTGAACCCATGGGTTCAGCTGTGATAAACCTGGCTTAGCGTGTGCCAACAACAAGACGTGTAGGGATTCAACCCAGGAAGACATACACCACAACAAACATAGGATAATATTGTGAtagagaagtaaaaaaaaaaagtttttatcctttgtgtgtgtgctttcttgCTCATTCTGTAAACAAATGCTGGTTTGGAGAGTGTGATTTATATCTTGTTTTTCTCCTTGTCCTGTCAATGCCAAATAATATtgtactgtatctgtatttttaaatatgagaaTATTTAGACAGCATTAATTTAGACAGCATTaagtaatgaatattttacataagTCCATATTTATGTATCCTTTGTTCAGGCCTATAACAAAAGTTATAACATTGCAGCTGTGGAAAAGTGTGATTGCATATGATGAATTCTTGATGATCTTGTTTACAACAGGGTTTCCAGGAATGCATTGTCTTGTTAAAACTGGAGTACCAGTACTGGGGTTTGAGAAAGCATAATTGTGTTTGCAATTGGATAACTGCATAACATAAATAACTGCAATACAAATTTAGACAGCAAACTTTGAAAAGTAAAAGCAATTAATTTGAAGTACATGGTATGAATACATTTGTTAGCAGGCAGACAATCTATCCTGTGAAAATGGAGTTTCTCATACAGCATGTTGTCTGGTTCAAATTCTCAGTTATTCACAGCTGTAAAATACTCACAAAGGCTGCAACTTTTGACAAAGGCTGCAGTTTTGACAAATATGCAGcctgaaaaatacaaatgtatttttctcaatTAATGCTCTCATTAGACATAATGCTTCTGGAGCCGTTTCACCGTCAGTTAAAGCAGAAGGCATAAGTGTGTCCATGTTGCCTAGCTGCCTAGCTGCAGCATAAGCTTTGGTGttgggagtgagggagagtgggaaACAAGACTTTTAATTTACTAGCAGAAGATTCAACTGGAGTATTACTGGGGGCATTTCTTAGAGTTGCTGTTTGAGCAGTAGTACTGTTCATAgtcatttttggatttttggcAGCAGGACTAAGCAGAATGAACATAAATCTTGGCCCGATAAATGTACAGAAGGTACACTGTCTAAGGCCATAGGGGTT comes from Megalops cyprinoides isolate fMegCyp1 chromosome 3, fMegCyp1.pri, whole genome shotgun sequence and encodes:
- the LOC118775274 gene encoding myb/SANT-like DNA-binding domain-containing protein 4; amino-acid sequence: MKHFKRKRKSNYSARETQTLIREIRKRRHVLFSKQQNTAVKELKRRAWEEVADCVNALGEGELRTAAEVKRRYLDWRVLMKRKQVRAELSDLTNEYDPQSLDNDSVLSRGEPSLDLFSKNLDCDWQGQDLPDPSGNSGHPSSGVKQEGEGIKGERKEEEYEEDHFTSILPDIDRGGHVPEMFPHIDEFGILSGAKDATTQDPLDGLGVEGMGVMAAAGVGGADGTALLIALESQRLDIEKHRLQVERERLQVEKQRLLVEREKLQQVDVERERLQVERDRLQVEKERLRLLFQAERLPLASSGDCEKERKPWPPPPPQAQQQPAANREAERLQLEAERLELEKERLQFFKFESGRLQIEKERFQVERERMQLQKDGQQLALQQGH